The Mercenaria mercenaria strain notata chromosome 10, MADL_Memer_1, whole genome shotgun sequence genome contains a region encoding:
- the LOC123559513 gene encoding uncharacterized protein LOC123559513, whose translation MENSFESEEEDEEAGICYDFTKKTWRDDVTFIVEGQHLHATKAILAMESPVFEAMFGTNFRERDEKEVNLPGKKYEDFKEFLHCIYPKSKKKIDKRNVYKVLPLADEYDVKSLIKECKRFLNAHLINDRPSTQEVMFCHGLATRHKFQSLRKVCATRLSDVGLKEIESTAAGVSDTETLLQIHKDILKQQGETLEETRTELVKLYLDKNLPEPLQPSMSEVRGSVIKFKPNINSLDEQEPRFSNSVTLWNISFRVYVQVTKRVDERCLSLYMHPRFPRNNNYSSCCVNAIFFLKCTGRVGRQPYKIRMNNCEFLDGKARGYEKLMTLTNLANAGFMENGTLDIVVYLLAKKPSVKD comes from the exons atggaaaattcttttgaaagtGAAGAGGAGGACGAAGAAGCGGGAATTTGTTACGATTTCACCAAAAAGACATGGCGGGATGATGTAACATTTATTGTGGAAGGACAGCACCTCCATGCGACAAAGGCAATATTGGCCATGGAATCTCCCGTGTTTGAAGCTATGTTTGGGACCAACTTCCGAGAACGGGACGAAAAAGAAGTGAATTTGCCAG gTAAAAAGTATGAAGACTTCAAAGAGTTTCTCCACTGCATTTATCCAAAATCCAAGAAGAAGATAGacaaaagaaatgtatataaagtCCTACCTTTGGCAGATGAATATGATGTGAAATCTTTGATCAAAGAATGCAAGCGGTTCCTAAATGCCCACCTAATAAATGACCGACCATCAACACAAGAAGTGATGTTTTGTCACGGATTAGCAACACGGCATAAATTCCAGAGCCTCAGGAAAGTGTGTGCAACACGGCTGTCAGATGTAGGACTGAAGGAAATAGAATCTACAGCAGCCGGTGTGAGTGACACGGAGACACTTCTACAAATTCACAAGGATATTTTGAAACAGCAAGGTGAAACTTTGGAAGAGACGCGCACGGAACTGGTTAAGTTATACCTGGACAAAAACTTACCAGAGCCGTTACAGCCTTCAATGTCAGAAGTCAGAGGTTCAGTCATAAAATTCAAACCAAACATAAATTCTTTAGATGAACAGGAGCCAAGATTCAGTAATTCAGTTACACTCTGGAATATCAGTTTCCGAGTTTACGTACAAGTGACCAAAAGAGTAGATGAGAGATGTCTGTCATTGTATATGCATCCCAGATTTCCCAGAAATAATAATTATAGTTCATGCTGTgtaaatgcaattttttttttgaaatgtactGGTAGGGTAGGAAGACAGCCTTATAAAATAAGGATGAACAACTGTGAGTTTTTGGATGGAAAAGCAAGGGGATATGAGAAGTTAATGACACTGACCAATCTTGCTAATGCAGGGTTTATGGAAAATGGGACATTGGatattgttgtttatttgttggCGAAAAAACCGTCTGTTAAAGACTAA